The following are encoded in a window of Gossypium raimondii isolate GPD5lz chromosome 13, ASM2569854v1, whole genome shotgun sequence genomic DNA:
- the LOC105782162 gene encoding serine/threonine-protein phosphatase PP-X isozyme 2, protein MSDLDRQIEQLKKCEPLKESEVKALCLKAMEILVEESNVQRVDAPVTICGDIHGQFYDMKELFKVGGDCPKTNYLFLGDFVDRGFYSVETFLLLLALKVRYPDRITLIRGNHESRQITQVYGFYDECLRKYGSVNVWRYCTEIFDYLSLSALIENKIFSVHGGLSPAISTLDQIRTIDRKQEVPHDGAMCDLLWSDPEDIVDGWGLSPRGAGFLFGGSVVTSFNHTNSIDYICRAHQLVMEGYKWMFNNQIVTVWSAPNYCYRCGNVAAILELDENLNKQFRVFDAAPQESRGTPAKKPAPDYFL, encoded by the exons ATGTCTGACCTAGACAGGCAAATAGAGCAGCTAAAGAAGTGTGAACCCTTGAAAGAATCCGAAGTGAAAGCTCTTTGTCTCAAGGCCATGGAAATCCTTGTTGAAGAGAGTAATGTTCAAAGGGTCGATGCCCCTGTAACT ATATGTGGTGATATCCATGGGCAGTTTTATGATATGAAAGAGCTTTTTAAAGTAGGAGGTGATTGCCCTAAGAcaaattatttgtttcttgGAGATTTTGTTGACAGAGGGTTTTACTCCGTGGAAACCTTTCTCCTTCTATTGGCCTTGAAG GTCAGATATCCGGATCGCATAACACTCATTAGAGGGAACCATGAAAGCCGTCAGATCACACAg GTATATGGATTCTATGACGAATGCCTGCGTAAATATGGCTCGGTGAATGTTTGGAGATATTGCACTGAAATCTTTGATTACTTAAG TCTTTCAGCTCTTATCGAGAACAAAATCTTTAGCGTCCATGGTGGTCTCTCTCCTGCAATATCTACTTTGGATCAG ATTCGAACAATTGATCGGAAGCAAGAAGTACCACATGATGGTGCCATGTGTGACCTGTTGTGGTCTGACCCTGAGGATATTGTTGATGGATGGGGTTTGAGTCCCCGTGGTGCTGGTTTCCTGTTTGGCGGCAGTGTTGTCACTTCGTTCAACCACACAAACAGCATTGACTATATATGCCGTGCACATCAATTGGTTATGGAAGGATACAAATGGATGTTTAATAACCAGATAGTTACAGTCTGGTCAGCTCCCAATTACTGTTATAG ATGTGGTAATGTTGCTGCAATTCTCGAGCTGGATGAAAATCTTAACAAGCAGTTTCGCGTGTTTGATGCAGCACCTCAG GAATCAAGAGGTACTCCTGCCAAAAAGCCTGCTCCCGATTACTTTCTATGA
- the LOC105782177 gene encoding putative BPI/LBP family protein At1g04970 — MEDAIRFIFFSFLLIPANTQLESNQKGYISAVISTKGLDFAKDLLIEKAVSSIIPLQLSDIEKSAKIPVVGKVRMGLSDIVIYSVDFPFSSVATGDSGIVLVASGATANLNMKWKYSYKTWIVTISDQGTATVEVLGMVVWLKAAVINEEGTLKLFLLDYECHVKDISINVDGGASWLYQGIIDAFRGKIMSEVEDAIIKKIKEGMIKLDSLLQSLPKQLQVNSVVALNVTFMDDPLLTNSSVELEINGLFNGADEISVSNYYSKRARNFLSCNGLAKMVEISLHEKVFQSAGSVYFHADHMHWTLNKIPESLTNTAGWRYIIPQLYEQYPNDDMKLHVTVTSPPVIRIADHDVDTTIYADLTFEVLDSSEVVPIACISLVISTSCSAEIHRNNLTGSIKLTNFTSSLAWSNIGNLNMHLLQAAMSTVLENFFMPDLNLHLRNGFPLPLPHGFTLQNAEIVQLDSKVMVRSDLSYTEDMISRPGINLLATA; from the exons ATGGAAGATGCTATACGCttcatatttttctcatttctgcTCATTCCTGCAAATACCCAACTTGAATCCAACCAAAAAGGATACATATCTGCTGTTATATCCACTAAAGGTCTTGATTTTGCTAAAGATTTGCTGATTGAGAAAGCTGTTTCTTCTATAATTCCACTTCAACTGTCTGATATCGAAAAGTCTGCAAAAATCCCGGTTGTTGGGAAAGTTCGTATGGGTCTTTCTGATATCGTAATTTATAGTGTcgattttcctttttcatctGTTGCAACTGGAGACTCCGGTATTGTTTTAGTTGCTTCTGGTGCTACTGCTAATTTGAATATGAAGTGGAAGTATTCTTACAAAACATGGATAGTCACTATTTCTGATCAAGGAACTGCCACTGTTGAG GTTCTAGGCATGGTGGTGTGGCTTAAAGCGGCTGTTATAAACGAAGAAGGAACTCTCAAGCTATTTTTATTGGACTATGAATGTCATGTGAAAGATATCTCCATAAATGTAGATGGTGGAGCTTCTTGGCTTTATCAAGG GATCATTGATGCTTTCCGAGGGAAAATCATGTCTGAAGTTGAAGATGCGATTATCAAGAAGATCAAAGAAGGAATGATAAAGCTTGACTCATTGTTGCAGTCGCTTCCAAAACAACTGCAAGTTAATAGTGTTGTTGCATTGAATGTGACTTTCATGGATGATCCTTTGTTAACTAATTCTTCCGTAGAGCTTGAAATTAATGGTTTATTCAACGGAGCAGATGAAATTTCAGTTTCAAACTATTACAGTAAAAGAGCACGGAATTTCCTTTCCTGCAATGGTTTAGCAAAGATGGTTGAAATCTCATTGCATGAAAAGGTTTTTCAATCTGCTGGATCAGTATACTTCCAT GCAGATCATATGCATTGGACTCTCAACAAAATACCTGAGTCACTGACGAACACTGCTGGATGGAGATATATTATACCTCAATTGTATGAGCAATATCCAAATGATGATATGAAGCTTCATGTAACAGTGACTTCTCCACCAGTCATACGAATTGCAGATCATGACGTGGACACCACTATTTATGCAGATTTGACTTTCGAGGTCTTAGATTCCAGTGAAGTCGTCCCCATCGCTTGCATCTCATTG GTGATAAGTACATCATGTTCTGCAGAAATTCATAGGAACAATCTTACTGGTAGCATTAAGCTAACCAACTTCACATCATCTTTGGCATGGAGCAATATTGGTAATCTTAACATGCATCTCCTTCAG GCTGCAATGTCAACTGTCCTCGAAAACTTCTTCATGCCAGATCTGAACTTACATCTTAGAAATGGGTTCCCTTTGCCTCTTCCCCATGGTTTTACACTTCAGAATGCTGAAATTGTCCAACTCGATTCGAAGGTTATGGTTCGTAGTGATTTGAGCTACACAGAGGATATGATCTCTCGACCGGGTATAAATTTATTAGCAACAGCTTGA